The following proteins are co-located in the Salvia splendens isolate huo1 unplaced genomic scaffold, SspV2 ctg1169, whole genome shotgun sequence genome:
- the LOC121788877 gene encoding uncharacterized protein LOC121788877 isoform X4, protein MDSSSTLPPSTSATPPLTSLEEVVYKTKVIEFFDRTAPIILQNNNGPCPLLSICNVLSLKNSLSLSLDTPEVSQDKLLSLVADRLINSNSKIDNKDAGYVKNQQQNITDAIDLLPRLTTGIDVNIKFRRIDDFEFTPECAIFDLLDIPLYHGWIVDPQDIETADAIGSKSYNSLMSELVSLETQAMECEENENLEEDSVDFVAATTAVLGIPSPSLSRSQSFTDSPRSMKKGDMEEEGEVLRVLKLSETEMLSSAMAGVAVDTDSEHMGKSEVLICSEPVGNHVSGETVKDGALISNDSDNFVHDDEFKRSCGSAVDEPGNSEHVDETLSLEEVPSSSSHCHDEPRNSEHVENKFTSTSDQDEQSNCTNDCTAGELPSFLTASADLGSSSGPVHNTFSPVLNSGIDVSEPMYEGEECIMESGTAVCQNQEPIYEGEMVLAKQGDSGCVNEGDSMERISITQGELIRNFMKNSASQLTIYGLFCLLDKVKERELCVFFRNNHFNTMFKYEGDLYILATDQGYINQPDLVWEKLNEVNGDTVYVMGNFKDFKMDDPSNVTWDEQNAMS, encoded by the exons ATGGATTCTTCTTCTACATTGCCGCCATCGACCTCCGCCACGCCGCCGCTGACCTCGCTGGAGGAGGTTGTGTACAAGACCAAAGTGATTGAATTCTTCGACCGAACAGCTCCCATCATTCTCCAAAACAATAATGGCCCCTGCCCTCTCCTCTCTATAT GTAATGTTCTCTCCCTAAAGAACAGTTTGAGTTTGAGTCTGGATACACCAGAGGTTTCGCAGGATAAATTGCTTTCTCTGGTCGCTGACCGGTTGATTAATTCGAACAGTAAAATTGAT AACAAAGATGCTGGCTATGTTAAGAATCAGCAGCAGAATATTACTGATGCTATTGATTTACTTCCTAGGCTCACAACTGGCATTGATGTGAATATAAAATTCAGAAG AATTGATGATTTTGAGTTCACTCCAGAATGTGCAATATTTGATTTACTGGATATCCCACTTTACCATGGATGGATTGTTGATCCACAG GATATTGAAACTGCTGATGCTATTGGCTCAAAATCATATAACTCTCTCATGAGTGAGCTTGTTTCTTTGGAAACACAAGCTATGGAGTGTGAAGAGAATGAGAATCTAGAAGAAGACAGTGTAGATTTTGTGGCTGCGACAACTGCTGTTCTTGGAATTCCATCTCCTAGTCTTTCAAGAAGCCAATCCTTCACTGATTCACCCCGAAGTATGAAAAAGGGAGATatggaagaagaaggagaagtcTTGAGAGTCTTGAAGTTATCAGAGACTGAAATGCTTAGTTCAGCAATGGCCGGTGTAGCTGTAGATACTGATAGTGAACATATGGGGAAGTCTGAAGTGTTGATATGTTCAGAACCAGTGGGAAATCATGTTTCTGGTGAAACTGTAAAGGATGGGGCATTAATTTCTAATGACAGTGACAATTTTGTACATGATGATGAATTTAAAAGATCTTGTGGAAGTGCAGTTGATGAACCCGGGAATAGTGAACATGTTGATGAAACTCTCTCTTTAGAAGAAGTTCCTTCATCTTCTAGTCACTGTCATGATGAACCCAGGAATAGTGAACATGTTGAAAATAAATTCACTTCCACTTCAGACCAGGATGAACAAAGTAATTGCACAAATGATTGTACAGCTGGAGAATTACCAAGCTTCTTGACTGCTTCTGCAGATTTAGGATCATCAAGTGGCCCAGTACATAACACCTTTAGTCCTGTCCTCAATTCAGGTATTGATGTTAGTGAACCGATGTACGAAGGGGAAGAGTGTATAATGGAATCAGGAACTGCAGTCTGTCAAAATCAAGAGCCCATTTATGAGGGTGAGATGGTTCTTGCCAAACAAGGGGATAGTGGTTGTGTTAATGAGGGTGACTCTATGGAGAGAATATCTATCACACAAG GAGAACTAATCAGGAACTTTATGAAGAACAGTGCTAGTCAGTTGACTATTTATGG CCTATTTTGCTTACTAGATAAAGTGAAGGAACGTGAGCTGTGTGTTTTTTTCAGAAATAATCACTTCAACACTATGTTTAAG TATGAAGGTGACTTGTATATATTGGCAACAGACCAAGGTTACATAAATCAGCCAGATTTAGTATGGGAAAAACTTAATGAG GTGAATGGTGATACTGTGTACGTGATGGGAAACTTTAAGGATTTCAAGATGGATGATCCTTCCAACGTGACCTGGGATGAGCAGAATGCCATGTCCT GA
- the LOC121788877 gene encoding ubiquitin carboxyl-terminal hydrolase MINDY-1-like isoform X2 has protein sequence MDSSSTLPPSTSATPPLTSLEEVVYKTKVIEFFDRTAPIILQNNNGPCPLLSICNVLSLKNSLSLSLDTPEVSQDKLLSLVADRLINSNSKIDNKDAGYVKNQQQNITDAIDLLPRLTTGIDVNIKFRRIDDFEFTPECAIFDLLDIPLYHGWIVDPQDIETADAIGSKSYNSLMSELVSLETQAMECEENENLEEDSVDFVAATTAVLGIPSPSLSRSQSFTDSPRSMKKGDMEEEGEVLRVLKLSETEMLSSAMAGVAVDTDSEHMGKSEVLICSEPVGNHVSGETVKDGALISNDSDNFVHDDEFKRSCGSAVDEPGNSEHVDETLSLEEVPSSSSHCHDEPRNSEHVENKFTSTSDQDEQSNCTNDCTAGELPSFLTASADLGSSSGPVHNTFSPVLNSGIDVSEPMYEGEECIMESGTAVCQNQEPIYEGEMVLAKQGDSGCVNEGDSMERISITQGELIRNFMKNSASQLTIYGLFCLLDKVKERELCVFFRNNHFNTMFKYEGDLYILATDQGYINQPDLVWEKLNEVNGDTVYVMGNFKDFKMDDPSNVTWDEQNAMSCTADYIASIDCVAQSNSNINSDLQLAIALQQQEFEQQQPQRSVHPTVASDSGLATDPQGAL, from the exons ATGGATTCTTCTTCTACATTGCCGCCATCGACCTCCGCCACGCCGCCGCTGACCTCGCTGGAGGAGGTTGTGTACAAGACCAAAGTGATTGAATTCTTCGACCGAACAGCTCCCATCATTCTCCAAAACAATAATGGCCCCTGCCCTCTCCTCTCTATAT GTAATGTTCTCTCCCTAAAGAACAGTTTGAGTTTGAGTCTGGATACACCAGAGGTTTCGCAGGATAAATTGCTTTCTCTGGTCGCTGACCGGTTGATTAATTCGAACAGTAAAATTGAT AACAAAGATGCTGGCTATGTTAAGAATCAGCAGCAGAATATTACTGATGCTATTGATTTACTTCCTAGGCTCACAACTGGCATTGATGTGAATATAAAATTCAGAAG AATTGATGATTTTGAGTTCACTCCAGAATGTGCAATATTTGATTTACTGGATATCCCACTTTACCATGGATGGATTGTTGATCCACAG GATATTGAAACTGCTGATGCTATTGGCTCAAAATCATATAACTCTCTCATGAGTGAGCTTGTTTCTTTGGAAACACAAGCTATGGAGTGTGAAGAGAATGAGAATCTAGAAGAAGACAGTGTAGATTTTGTGGCTGCGACAACTGCTGTTCTTGGAATTCCATCTCCTAGTCTTTCAAGAAGCCAATCCTTCACTGATTCACCCCGAAGTATGAAAAAGGGAGATatggaagaagaaggagaagtcTTGAGAGTCTTGAAGTTATCAGAGACTGAAATGCTTAGTTCAGCAATGGCCGGTGTAGCTGTAGATACTGATAGTGAACATATGGGGAAGTCTGAAGTGTTGATATGTTCAGAACCAGTGGGAAATCATGTTTCTGGTGAAACTGTAAAGGATGGGGCATTAATTTCTAATGACAGTGACAATTTTGTACATGATGATGAATTTAAAAGATCTTGTGGAAGTGCAGTTGATGAACCCGGGAATAGTGAACATGTTGATGAAACTCTCTCTTTAGAAGAAGTTCCTTCATCTTCTAGTCACTGTCATGATGAACCCAGGAATAGTGAACATGTTGAAAATAAATTCACTTCCACTTCAGACCAGGATGAACAAAGTAATTGCACAAATGATTGTACAGCTGGAGAATTACCAAGCTTCTTGACTGCTTCTGCAGATTTAGGATCATCAAGTGGCCCAGTACATAACACCTTTAGTCCTGTCCTCAATTCAGGTATTGATGTTAGTGAACCGATGTACGAAGGGGAAGAGTGTATAATGGAATCAGGAACTGCAGTCTGTCAAAATCAAGAGCCCATTTATGAGGGTGAGATGGTTCTTGCCAAACAAGGGGATAGTGGTTGTGTTAATGAGGGTGACTCTATGGAGAGAATATCTATCACACAAG GAGAACTAATCAGGAACTTTATGAAGAACAGTGCTAGTCAGTTGACTATTTATGG CCTATTTTGCTTACTAGATAAAGTGAAGGAACGTGAGCTGTGTGTTTTTTTCAGAAATAATCACTTCAACACTATGTTTAAG TATGAAGGTGACTTGTATATATTGGCAACAGACCAAGGTTACATAAATCAGCCAGATTTAGTATGGGAAAAACTTAATGAG GTGAATGGTGATACTGTGTACGTGATGGGAAACTTTAAGGATTTCAAGATGGATGATCCTTCCAACGTGACCTGGGATGAGCAGAATGCCATGTCCTGTACGGCT GACTATATAGCTAGCATTGATTGTGTAGCTCAATCAAATTCCAATATCAA TTCTGATTTGCAATTGGCTATAGCTCTTCAACAACAGGAATTTGAGCAACAACAACCTCAGCGATCAGTACACCCAACTGTTGCTAGTGATTCAGGGCTGGCCACGGATCCTCAG
- the LOC121788877 gene encoding ubiquitin carboxyl-terminal hydrolase MINDY-1-like isoform X1, whose protein sequence is MDSSSTLPPSTSATPPLTSLEEVVYKTKVIEFFDRTAPIILQNNNGPCPLLSICNVLSLKNSLSLSLDTPEVSQDKLLSLVADRLINSNSKIDNKDAGYVKNQQQNITDAIDLLPRLTTGIDVNIKFRRIDDFEFTPECAIFDLLDIPLYHGWIVDPQDIETADAIGSKSYNSLMSELVSLETQAMECEENENLEEDSVDFVAATTAVLGIPSPSLSRSQSFTDSPRSMKKGDMEEEGEVLRVLKLSETEMLSSAMAGVAVDTDSEHMGKSEVLICSEPVGNHVSGETVKDGALISNDSDNFVHDDEFKRSCGSAVDEPGNSEHVDETLSLEEVPSSSSHCHDEPRNSEHVENKFTSTSDQDEQSNCTNDCTAGELPSFLTASADLGSSSGPVHNTFSPVLNSGIDVSEPMYEGEECIMESGTAVCQNQEPIYEGEMVLAKQGDSGCVNEGDSMERISITQGELIRNFMKNSASQLTIYGLFCLLDKVKERELCVFFRNNHFNTMFKYEGDLYILATDQGYINQPDLVWEKLNEVNGDTVYVMGNFKDFKMDDPSNVTWDEQNAMSCTADYIASIDCVAQSNSNINSDLQLAIALQQQEFEQQQPQRSVHPTVASDSGLATDPQVSHNSWKHTPSSTKQESKSKEKCAIM, encoded by the exons ATGGATTCTTCTTCTACATTGCCGCCATCGACCTCCGCCACGCCGCCGCTGACCTCGCTGGAGGAGGTTGTGTACAAGACCAAAGTGATTGAATTCTTCGACCGAACAGCTCCCATCATTCTCCAAAACAATAATGGCCCCTGCCCTCTCCTCTCTATAT GTAATGTTCTCTCCCTAAAGAACAGTTTGAGTTTGAGTCTGGATACACCAGAGGTTTCGCAGGATAAATTGCTTTCTCTGGTCGCTGACCGGTTGATTAATTCGAACAGTAAAATTGAT AACAAAGATGCTGGCTATGTTAAGAATCAGCAGCAGAATATTACTGATGCTATTGATTTACTTCCTAGGCTCACAACTGGCATTGATGTGAATATAAAATTCAGAAG AATTGATGATTTTGAGTTCACTCCAGAATGTGCAATATTTGATTTACTGGATATCCCACTTTACCATGGATGGATTGTTGATCCACAG GATATTGAAACTGCTGATGCTATTGGCTCAAAATCATATAACTCTCTCATGAGTGAGCTTGTTTCTTTGGAAACACAAGCTATGGAGTGTGAAGAGAATGAGAATCTAGAAGAAGACAGTGTAGATTTTGTGGCTGCGACAACTGCTGTTCTTGGAATTCCATCTCCTAGTCTTTCAAGAAGCCAATCCTTCACTGATTCACCCCGAAGTATGAAAAAGGGAGATatggaagaagaaggagaagtcTTGAGAGTCTTGAAGTTATCAGAGACTGAAATGCTTAGTTCAGCAATGGCCGGTGTAGCTGTAGATACTGATAGTGAACATATGGGGAAGTCTGAAGTGTTGATATGTTCAGAACCAGTGGGAAATCATGTTTCTGGTGAAACTGTAAAGGATGGGGCATTAATTTCTAATGACAGTGACAATTTTGTACATGATGATGAATTTAAAAGATCTTGTGGAAGTGCAGTTGATGAACCCGGGAATAGTGAACATGTTGATGAAACTCTCTCTTTAGAAGAAGTTCCTTCATCTTCTAGTCACTGTCATGATGAACCCAGGAATAGTGAACATGTTGAAAATAAATTCACTTCCACTTCAGACCAGGATGAACAAAGTAATTGCACAAATGATTGTACAGCTGGAGAATTACCAAGCTTCTTGACTGCTTCTGCAGATTTAGGATCATCAAGTGGCCCAGTACATAACACCTTTAGTCCTGTCCTCAATTCAGGTATTGATGTTAGTGAACCGATGTACGAAGGGGAAGAGTGTATAATGGAATCAGGAACTGCAGTCTGTCAAAATCAAGAGCCCATTTATGAGGGTGAGATGGTTCTTGCCAAACAAGGGGATAGTGGTTGTGTTAATGAGGGTGACTCTATGGAGAGAATATCTATCACACAAG GAGAACTAATCAGGAACTTTATGAAGAACAGTGCTAGTCAGTTGACTATTTATGG CCTATTTTGCTTACTAGATAAAGTGAAGGAACGTGAGCTGTGTGTTTTTTTCAGAAATAATCACTTCAACACTATGTTTAAG TATGAAGGTGACTTGTATATATTGGCAACAGACCAAGGTTACATAAATCAGCCAGATTTAGTATGGGAAAAACTTAATGAG GTGAATGGTGATACTGTGTACGTGATGGGAAACTTTAAGGATTTCAAGATGGATGATCCTTCCAACGTGACCTGGGATGAGCAGAATGCCATGTCCTGTACGGCT GACTATATAGCTAGCATTGATTGTGTAGCTCAATCAAATTCCAATATCAA TTCTGATTTGCAATTGGCTATAGCTCTTCAACAACAGGAATTTGAGCAACAACAACCTCAGCGATCAGTACACCCAACTGTTGCTAGTGATTCAGGGCTGGCCACGGATCCTCAG
- the LOC121788883 gene encoding protein STAY-GREEN homolog, chloroplastic-like, with protein MGTMAAALLLPSKSPLTDERNALFLHRTTSRHRKNISIFPVARLFGPAIFEASKLKVLFLGAEKKHPGKHPRTYTLTHSDITSKLTLAISQTINNSQLQGWYNKLQRDEVVAEWKKIKGKMSLHVHCHISGGHFLLDLFSRLRYFIFCKELPVVLKAFVHGDEDLFKNYPELQESLVWVYFHSNIPEFNKVECWGPLRDASSPSHDGDAFFQGNDYGSGFDTLQPCQEDCSCCFPPMSLIPWPQHAQVIDDLAAPSESLDASQTYPSGGSS; from the exons ATGGGAACCATGGCAGCTGCGTTGCTCCTCCCATCAAAATCTCCATTAACAGATGAAAGAAACGCTTTATTTCTGCACAGAACAACAAGCAGACACAGAAAAAATATATCCATCTTCCct GTTGCAAGATTATTTGGGCCGGCAATATTTGAGGCATCAAAGCTCAAAGTCCTGTTTTTAGGGGCAGAGAAAAAGCATCCAGGAAAGCATCCAAGAACATACACACTTACACACAGTGACATCACTTCCAAGCTCACTCTAGCCATCTCTCAAACCATTAACAATTCCCAG TTGCAAGGATGGTACAACAAGTTACAAAGAGATGAAGTGGTGGCGGAGTGGAAGAAAATCAAAGGGAAGATGTCTCTCCACGTCCATTGTCACATTAGTGGTGGTCACTTCCTCTTAGACCTTTTCTCCAGGCTCAGATACTTCATTTTTTGCAAAGAACTTCCTGtg GTGTTGAAGGCTTTTGTGCATGGAGATGAGGACTTGTTCAAAAACTACCCGGAGCTACAAGAGTCTTTGGTTTGGGTGTATTTCCACTCAAACATTCCGGAATTCAACAAGGTCGAGTGCTGGGGCCCACTCAGGGACGCATCGTCCCCCTCCCACGACGGGGATGCTTTCTTTCAGGGCAATGATTATGGGTCGGGTTTCGATACCCTACAGCCTTGCCAAGAGGACTGCTCTTGTTGTTTTCCACCAATGAGCTTGATTCCATGGCCCCAGCATGCCCAAGTAATCGACGATCTTGCTGCCCCTTCCGAATCACTCGATGCCTCGCAAACTTATCCGTCCGGTGGTTCTTCTTGA
- the LOC121788877 gene encoding uncharacterized protein LOC121788877 isoform X3: MDSSSTLPPSTSATPPLTSLEEVVYKTKVIEFFDRTAPIILQNNNGPCPLLSICNVLSLKNSLSLSLDTPEVSQDKLLSLVADRLINSNSKIDNKDAGYVKNQQQNITDAIDLLPRLTTGIDVNIKFRRIDDFEFTPECAIFDLLDIPLYHGWIVDPQDIETADAIGSKSYNSLMSELVSLETQAMECEENENLEEDSVDFVAATTAVLGIPSPSLSRSQSFTDSPRSMKKGDMEEEGEVLRVLKLSETEMLSSAMAGVAVDTDSEHMGKSEVLICSEPVGNHVSGETVKDGALISNDSDNFVHDDEFKRSCGSAVDEPGNSEHVDETLSLEEVPSSSSHCHDEPRNSEHVENKFTSTSDQDEQSNCTNDCTAGELPSFLTASADLGSSSGPVHNTFSPVLNSGIDVSEPMYEGEECIMESGTAVCQNQEPIYEGEMVLAKQGDSGCVNEGDSMERISITQGELIRNFMKNSASQLTIYGLFCLLDKVKERELCVFFRNNHFNTMFKYEGDLYILATDQGYINQPDLVWEKLNEVNGDTVYVMGNFKDFKMDDPSNVTWDEQNAMSCTAVCSSRISGL, encoded by the exons ATGGATTCTTCTTCTACATTGCCGCCATCGACCTCCGCCACGCCGCCGCTGACCTCGCTGGAGGAGGTTGTGTACAAGACCAAAGTGATTGAATTCTTCGACCGAACAGCTCCCATCATTCTCCAAAACAATAATGGCCCCTGCCCTCTCCTCTCTATAT GTAATGTTCTCTCCCTAAAGAACAGTTTGAGTTTGAGTCTGGATACACCAGAGGTTTCGCAGGATAAATTGCTTTCTCTGGTCGCTGACCGGTTGATTAATTCGAACAGTAAAATTGAT AACAAAGATGCTGGCTATGTTAAGAATCAGCAGCAGAATATTACTGATGCTATTGATTTACTTCCTAGGCTCACAACTGGCATTGATGTGAATATAAAATTCAGAAG AATTGATGATTTTGAGTTCACTCCAGAATGTGCAATATTTGATTTACTGGATATCCCACTTTACCATGGATGGATTGTTGATCCACAG GATATTGAAACTGCTGATGCTATTGGCTCAAAATCATATAACTCTCTCATGAGTGAGCTTGTTTCTTTGGAAACACAAGCTATGGAGTGTGAAGAGAATGAGAATCTAGAAGAAGACAGTGTAGATTTTGTGGCTGCGACAACTGCTGTTCTTGGAATTCCATCTCCTAGTCTTTCAAGAAGCCAATCCTTCACTGATTCACCCCGAAGTATGAAAAAGGGAGATatggaagaagaaggagaagtcTTGAGAGTCTTGAAGTTATCAGAGACTGAAATGCTTAGTTCAGCAATGGCCGGTGTAGCTGTAGATACTGATAGTGAACATATGGGGAAGTCTGAAGTGTTGATATGTTCAGAACCAGTGGGAAATCATGTTTCTGGTGAAACTGTAAAGGATGGGGCATTAATTTCTAATGACAGTGACAATTTTGTACATGATGATGAATTTAAAAGATCTTGTGGAAGTGCAGTTGATGAACCCGGGAATAGTGAACATGTTGATGAAACTCTCTCTTTAGAAGAAGTTCCTTCATCTTCTAGTCACTGTCATGATGAACCCAGGAATAGTGAACATGTTGAAAATAAATTCACTTCCACTTCAGACCAGGATGAACAAAGTAATTGCACAAATGATTGTACAGCTGGAGAATTACCAAGCTTCTTGACTGCTTCTGCAGATTTAGGATCATCAAGTGGCCCAGTACATAACACCTTTAGTCCTGTCCTCAATTCAGGTATTGATGTTAGTGAACCGATGTACGAAGGGGAAGAGTGTATAATGGAATCAGGAACTGCAGTCTGTCAAAATCAAGAGCCCATTTATGAGGGTGAGATGGTTCTTGCCAAACAAGGGGATAGTGGTTGTGTTAATGAGGGTGACTCTATGGAGAGAATATCTATCACACAAG GAGAACTAATCAGGAACTTTATGAAGAACAGTGCTAGTCAGTTGACTATTTATGG CCTATTTTGCTTACTAGATAAAGTGAAGGAACGTGAGCTGTGTGTTTTTTTCAGAAATAATCACTTCAACACTATGTTTAAG TATGAAGGTGACTTGTATATATTGGCAACAGACCAAGGTTACATAAATCAGCCAGATTTAGTATGGGAAAAACTTAATGAG GTGAATGGTGATACTGTGTACGTGATGGGAAACTTTAAGGATTTCAAGATGGATGATCCTTCCAACGTGACCTGGGATGAGCAGAATGCCATGTCCTGTACGGCTGTATGTAGTTCTCGTATTTCTGGTTTATGA